Below is a genomic region from Candidatus Methylomirabilota bacterium.
CGGGAAGCCTGGCGATGACCTCGGCGCTCACCGCCGACATCTTCGGGCGATTCTCCGTCGGCTCGGTCTTCGGCACGATCTTCCTCGTCCACCAGACGGGCGCGGCCGCCGGGGTCTGGCTCGGCGGCGTCCTGTTCGAGCTGAGCGGGGGATACGGCGTCGTCTTCACCGTGGCGAGTGCCCAGCTCCTGGCCGCGGCCGTGCTGAGCCTGACGATCGACGAGCGGGTCCGCTGCGGGCCGCGCTTCGGACTGGCCGCGGCCGGTCGCCCGGAGGTCACCCGCTGAGACTCGACCTCGCGGTCCTGCCGCGAGCCGCGCTCCCGGACGCGGAGGGGCTGCTCGCTCGAGCCTGCCGGTTCGATCGGGCGGCGGCCGTCGCGGACGAGAAGCTCTTCGGCGGCTCGCCCGCGGGTCCGGGCGCGCCGATCGGGGCCTGGCGCGATGGGCGGCTCGCCGGGCTGGCGGCGGTCTCCGGGCAGTGGCTCCGCCTCCTGGCCGTCGAGCCCGGCGCCCGCCGCCAAGGGGTGGGGACGGCGCTCCTCGAGCGGTCCCGGGCGCTCGCCCACGCCACCGGGGCGCGCCGGATCCGGACGGCGGACCAGCCCGGGAATTACTTGGCCCCCGGCATCGACGACCGAGACGGCGAGACGATCGGCTGGCTCGAGCGGCGCGGCTTCGCCCGGGTTGGCGAACGCCTGAATCTGCGGGTACCGCTCGGCGAGAACCCGCTGGTGAGTTCCGGCCGGGCCGCCCGTCTCGACGCCGCTGTGGCGGCGCGCGGCTATGCGGTCCGGCGGGCGACTGGCGCCGATACACCCCCGCTGCTGACCATGGTGCGGGCCGAGTTCGGCGACGCCTG
It encodes:
- a CDS encoding GNAT family N-acetyltransferase, with amino-acid sequence MGAWRDGRLAGLAAVSGQWLRLLAVEPGARRQGVGTALLERSRALAHATGARRIRTADQPGNYLAPGIDDRDGETIGWLERRGFARVGERLNLRVPLGENPLVSSGRAARLDAAVAARGYAVRRATGADTPPLLTMVRAEFGDAWAYEVERALDADPPGVRVALHQGAIVAFAAHDGNNRGLGWFGPGGTVPAHRRFGLGLALLVRSLLDVAAAGHADAIVPWVGPEDFYARAVGAVTDRHFVVLERPL